The Acidianus manzaensis genome has a window encoding:
- a CDS encoding phosphoesterase — MKILVMSNIRFPEPHIESTLSTIIKKEEPETIVLDGDTTQCYWDYECPRVIDVLYVIRSIAPWAQIIYVQGDMDPHAVKCIMAEPRYREEIIGTTMYIADVSSIKYYILHGHQGDVDQLRKSVNAGPWDWIVVGQYKRFEMDKLARVIYIGGITREFPADSRGYLVITDSNHYLRSLNS, encoded by the coding sequence ATGAAAATCCTAGTTATGAGTAATATAAGATTTCCAGAACCACATATTGAAAGTACTTTATCTACTATAATTAAAAAGGAGGAACCAGAAACTATAGTTTTAGATGGTGATACTACCCAATGCTATTGGGATTATGAATGTCCTAGAGTTATTGATGTACTCTATGTTATAAGAAGTATTGCTCCTTGGGCACAGATAATTTATGTTCAAGGCGATATGGATCCACATGCAGTAAAATGCATAATGGCTGAGCCTAGATATAGGGAAGAAATTATAGGTACTACGATGTATATAGCTGATGTTTCATCAATAAAATATTATATTTTGCATGGTCATCAAGGTGACGTTGATCAGCTAAGAAAAAGTGTTAATGCAGGGCCTTGGGATTGGATAGTAGTAGGTCAATATAAAAGATTTGAAATGGATAAGCTAGCTAGAGTAATATATATTGGAGGAATTACAAGAGAGTTCCCTGCAGATAGTAGAGGATATCTAGTTATAACTGATTCTAATCATTATTTACGCTCACTTAACTCTTAA
- a CDS encoding NAD(P)/FAD-dependent oxidoreductase, producing the protein MTRIAIVGGGPAGISLAYFLKGTKIDATVYESLDNVGLKPCAWGLMKGIENYIPIPKESIISEIKGFKIYLDGKLLYDVRKRENLGYIIDKPKFLRILGEQVDLQLKSKVQEVNRKEKDEEKNIIKINDKEEEFDKVIYANGHYSLSKDYTIPAIQYITDYKIDPEIVEMYFFSDLLGYGWIFPEENGSKIGIGGYATVDFLKEKLKKILTGNTKKFEGARVTDYGIIEDRLENGNYIGEALGTVYAVTGEGIRPSIISSKIMADSILEGKDFSKEFKKSNLYFSMQVHAKIIKSSKGKNSIKGLERVLLKANPDLVLKFAMGDFTKLDLLKLFGSMII; encoded by the coding sequence ATGACTAGGATTGCTATAGTAGGAGGAGGACCAGCTGGAATTTCTTTAGCTTATTTTCTTAAAGGAACAAAAATAGATGCCACAGTTTATGAAAGCTTAGATAATGTTGGTTTAAAGCCTTGTGCATGGGGATTAATGAAAGGTATAGAGAACTATATTCCAATACCTAAGGAGTCAATTATAAGTGAAATTAAAGGATTTAAAATATATTTAGACGGCAAATTACTTTATGATGTAAGAAAAAGGGAAAATTTGGGATATATTATTGATAAACCAAAATTTCTTAGAATTCTAGGAGAACAAGTTGATCTGCAATTAAAATCTAAGGTTCAAGAAGTAAACAGAAAAGAGAAAGACGAAGAAAAAAATATAATAAAAATAAACGATAAAGAAGAAGAATTTGATAAAGTAATATATGCTAATGGTCATTACTCACTTTCAAAAGATTATACAATACCAGCAATACAATATATAACTGACTACAAAATAGATCCAGAAATTGTAGAAATGTATTTCTTTTCAGATCTATTAGGTTATGGATGGATATTTCCAGAAGAGAATGGATCAAAAATAGGAATTGGCGGATACGCAACAGTAGATTTTCTAAAAGAGAAATTGAAAAAAATACTCACTGGCAATACTAAAAAATTTGAAGGGGCTAGAGTTACAGATTATGGGATAATAGAAGATAGATTAGAAAATGGAAATTATATAGGCGAAGCTTTAGGCACCGTTTATGCAGTTACTGGAGAAGGCATAAGGCCGTCAATAATATCATCTAAAATAATGGCTGATTCTATTTTAGAAGGAAAAGATTTTTCTAAAGAATTCAAGAAGAGCAATCTGTATTTTTCCATGCAAGTTCACGCTAAAATAATAAAATCTTCTAAAGGGAAAAATAGCATAAAAGGACTAGAAAGAGTATTATTAAAGGCAAATCCAGATTTAGTATTAAAGTTTGCTATGGGCGATTTTACTAAATTAGATTTGTTAAAGTTATTTGGAAGTATGATAATATGA
- the gdS-2 gene encoding hexaprenyl pyrophosphate synthase: MDLIEFWEKSKETIDELVTKFVNEVKDWEILEMSKYIMKDGKRFRGTLVFLFNNGLGGEERDAYYGALATEILHSASLALDDIVDYDETRRGMKSAWAVYTNRRVIFASNFLIPTALNIISSYGKRALDISVDLWKDTAVGALKDMYGNKEEYFNTIELKTASLFKLPMMLAAFSSRQEAQLDNLMLAGKYLGVLYQLVDDYIDCVKLDKEELVGSARQLFELTDGKVDSFVKINYDRLKESYIKIVYSIPLQDEYKDLAIALPDFLALGLMAESRIKNKLF; the protein is encoded by the coding sequence TTGGATCTAATAGAGTTTTGGGAAAAAAGCAAGGAAACTATTGATGAGTTAGTGACTAAGTTCGTAAATGAAGTAAAGGACTGGGAAATATTAGAAATGAGTAAATATATTATGAAGGATGGAAAAAGATTTAGAGGTACTTTAGTCTTTCTGTTTAATAATGGTTTGGGTGGAGAAGAGAGAGATGCATATTATGGAGCTCTAGCTACTGAAATTTTGCATTCTGCTTCTTTAGCTTTAGATGATATAGTTGATTATGATGAAACTCGAAGGGGTATGAAGTCTGCGTGGGCCGTATATACAAATAGGCGAGTTATATTTGCCTCCAATTTTCTAATTCCTACTGCTTTAAATATTATTTCTTCTTATGGTAAGAGGGCTTTAGATATTAGTGTAGATTTATGGAAGGATACTGCTGTGGGAGCTTTAAAGGATATGTATGGGAATAAAGAAGAATATTTTAATACTATTGAATTAAAAACTGCAAGTTTATTTAAATTACCTATGATGCTTGCAGCATTTTCTTCTAGGCAAGAAGCTCAATTAGATAATTTAATGTTAGCTGGAAAGTATTTAGGTGTTTTATACCAATTAGTAGATGATTATATTGATTGTGTAAAGTTGGATAAGGAAGAACTAGTGGGAAGTGCGAGACAATTATTTGAACTTACTGATGGTAAAGTAGATAGTTTTGTGAAAATAAATTACGACAGATTGAAGGAATCTTATATTAAAATAGTTTACTCTATTCCTCTTCAAGATGAATATAAGGATTTAGCTATAGCTTTGCCAGATTTTTTAGCTTTAGGTTTAATGGCAGAATCAAGAATAAAAAATAAATTGTTTTAA
- a CDS encoding DUF5751 family protein: protein MEQKIDYNPIVVLVYVKNEELTEVFRKIFRDVRMQGGKKIIAHVISNSEYWDFFANSREALLDNLDLGLEIFTWKPDQINKILEKMHNTEIKGIITYCDDDNKYQMKKIMESLDNTLKAKILKDNCK, encoded by the coding sequence ATGGAGCAAAAAATAGATTACAATCCTATTGTAGTTCTTGTTTACGTTAAGAATGAAGAACTAACCGAAGTTTTTAGGAAAATTTTTAGGGATGTAAGAATGCAAGGTGGAAAGAAGATAATCGCCCATGTAATAAGCAATTCAGAATATTGGGATTTTTTTGCTAATTCGAGAGAAGCGTTATTAGATAATTTAGATTTAGGTTTGGAAATTTTTACTTGGAAACCAGATCAAATAAATAAAATTCTAGAAAAAATGCATAATACAGAAATTAAAGGAATAATTACTTATTGTGATGATGATAATAAATATCAAATGAAAAAAATTATGGAATCACTAGATAATACTTTAAAGGCAAAAATATTGAAAGATAATTGCAAATAA
- a CDS encoding isoaspartyl peptidase/L-asparaginase: protein MRYQKPVLLIHGGAGNWKERDADKALKEISNALDAGYKEFKSGSSIEAVVEAISYMEDSGVFDAGKGSVKNTKGEIEMDAGIMLGNKFLVGAVASVRVRNPIRLALQVMKDGRHVLLVGKEAEDDFPTFKPLIESDTVGAVALDNDNNLVAGTSTGGISGKLPGRVGDSPIPGAGYYATPRIAVSSTGIGEIILKMLPAKEVDILVSMGFSICDAIRSSINKVTNIFGKNNIGMIGIDYNGYASAYFNTVGMARGVKSNDQKKIFVFEGEI from the coding sequence GTGAGATACCAAAAACCCGTATTACTAATTCACGGTGGAGCAGGAAACTGGAAAGAAAGAGATGCAGATAAAGCATTAAAAGAGATTAGCAATGCATTGGATGCAGGATATAAAGAATTTAAATCAGGAAGTTCTATTGAAGCTGTAGTAGAAGCAATAAGCTATATGGAAGATTCTGGAGTTTTTGATGCCGGTAAAGGTAGTGTAAAGAATACTAAAGGAGAAATAGAAATGGATGCAGGAATTATGCTAGGCAATAAATTTCTCGTAGGTGCAGTTGCATCAGTAAGAGTTAGAAATCCTATAAGACTGGCTTTACAAGTAATGAAAGATGGAAGACATGTACTTTTAGTTGGCAAAGAGGCTGAAGATGATTTTCCTACTTTTAAGCCATTAATTGAATCTGATACCGTAGGTGCTGTAGCTTTAGATAATGACAATAATCTGGTTGCAGGTACTAGCACTGGAGGAATTTCCGGAAAATTACCAGGTAGGGTAGGAGATTCTCCTATACCTGGAGCTGGATATTATGCTACTCCTAGAATTGCAGTTTCAAGTACTGGTATAGGCGAAATAATTTTGAAAATGTTACCAGCAAAAGAAGTTGACATTTTAGTTTCTATGGGATTTTCAATATGCGATGCAATAAGAAGTAGTATAAATAAGGTTACAAATATTTTTGGAAAGAATAATATAGGAATGATAGGTATAGATTATAATGGATATGCAAGTGCTTACTTCAATACTGTCGGAATGGCTAGAGGGGTTAAATCTAATGATCAAAAGAAAATATTTGTTTTCGAAGGTGAAATATAA
- a CDS encoding S-methyl-5'-thioadenosine phosphorylase: protein MLEYEKVSIGIIGGSGLYDPKIFTDSKEIKVYTPYGDTSDLITIGTVEGKKVAFLPRHGRRHRIPPHKINYRANLWAFHELGVKWVISVSAVGSLRMDYKPGDFVVPDQFIDMTKGRQYTFFDGPVVAHVSMADPFCNALRKVIIDSANDLKITTHSGTYICIEGPRFSTRAESRVWKDVFKADIIGMTLVPEVNLACELQMCYATIGTITDYDVFADIPVTAEEVTRVLNENAEKSRKLLYEVIKRLPDKPDDRECSCCNSLKTALI, encoded by the coding sequence ATGCTTGAATACGAAAAAGTTTCGATTGGAATAATAGGTGGTTCTGGTTTATACGATCCAAAAATTTTTACTGATTCAAAGGAGATAAAAGTTTATACTCCTTATGGAGATACAAGTGATTTAATAACTATAGGTACTGTAGAAGGGAAAAAGGTTGCTTTTCTTCCAAGACATGGTAGAAGACATAGAATTCCTCCACATAAAATAAATTATAGGGCTAATCTTTGGGCTTTTCATGAGCTTGGAGTAAAATGGGTTATTTCTGTGTCAGCTGTTGGTAGTTTAAGGATGGATTATAAGCCTGGAGATTTTGTTGTTCCTGATCAGTTTATTGATATGACTAAGGGTAGGCAGTATACGTTTTTCGATGGACCTGTAGTAGCTCATGTTTCTATGGCTGATCCTTTCTGTAATGCTTTGAGAAAGGTAATTATTGATTCTGCAAATGATTTGAAAATAACTACGCATTCTGGTACGTATATTTGTATTGAAGGGCCTAGATTTTCTACTAGGGCTGAAAGTAGAGTTTGGAAGGATGTATTTAAGGCTGATATAATTGGCATGACTTTAGTTCCTGAAGTAAATTTGGCTTGTGAGTTGCAGATGTGTTATGCTACTATAGGTACTATTACTGATTATGATGTTTTTGCTGATATTCCTGTTACTGCTGAGGAAGTAACTAGGGTTTTAAATGAAAATGCTGAAAAGTCTAGGAAACTTTTATATGAAGTTATTAAAAGATTACCAGATAAACCAGACGATAGAGAGTGTTCATGTTGCAATTCTCTAAAAACAGCATTAATATAA
- a CDS encoding Lrp/AsnC family transcriptional regulator, whose product MSDHYYLDDVDKKIITILQQDSRISFSRLAKMLNLSESTIHMRIKRLRESGVIRNFCVDVDLDRIGMNVLAFVLLKADPKKYEKVLDTLKEMKEIYEIYDVTGEFYALLKVRVCNKEELAKVLDKIGNMEGVTSTYTMFVLRTLKEKKLIFDQGESSTS is encoded by the coding sequence ATGAGTGACCACTATTATTTGGATGATGTAGATAAAAAAATAATCACTATATTACAACAAGATTCAAGAATATCATTTTCTAGATTAGCTAAAATGTTAAACTTAAGTGAATCAACAATACACATGAGAATAAAAAGGTTAAGAGAATCTGGAGTAATAAGAAACTTCTGCGTAGACGTTGATTTAGATAGAATAGGAATGAACGTATTAGCCTTTGTTTTATTAAAAGCAGATCCAAAAAAATATGAGAAAGTACTTGATACGTTAAAAGAAATGAAAGAAATTTATGAGATATATGATGTCACAGGTGAATTTTACGCTCTGCTAAAAGTTAGAGTATGTAACAAGGAAGAATTAGCTAAAGTATTAGATAAAATAGGAAATATGGAAGGAGTAACTTCCACTTATACTATGTTCGTTTTAAGGACACTAAAGGAGAAAAAACTTATTTTTGATCAGGGCGAGAGCTCAACATCATAA
- a CDS encoding RimK family alpha-L-glutamate ligase gives MKIAVIHESPKVSEASKELLLEIKNRGHTAYYIRPSKLNGEIDNGIQFNYSGKSINLDGGIIRNFGFLITMEQLTKRVDILVEMEKSGITLINPVKSMLLARDKFGSLIKLSKHKIPVPPTALVEDPFEAMRLAEKWGEVVIKPIMGSLGLGAVKASSPDIVFRVAKAILSVNQPVYVQKYVKKPDRDIRAFVVGGRLLGTIYRISPSNWKTNVAQGAMAQMLKPTAEVEEMAIKATEVLGLEYSGIDIVEDEEGGYKILEVNGAPLWKGFMTATNLNPAKYIIDHLISKIKK, from the coding sequence ATAAAAATTGCAGTTATTCACGAGTCTCCCAAGGTTTCAGAAGCTTCTAAAGAACTGTTGCTAGAAATAAAAAATAGGGGACATACTGCTTATTACATTAGGCCTTCTAAGCTTAATGGAGAAATTGATAATGGAATTCAATTTAACTATTCAGGTAAATCGATCAATTTAGATGGAGGTATAATAAGAAATTTCGGATTTCTAATAACTATGGAACAATTAACCAAGAGAGTAGATATTTTAGTGGAAATGGAGAAGAGTGGTATTACTTTAATTAATCCAGTAAAATCTATGCTTTTAGCTAGAGACAAATTTGGTAGTTTAATTAAATTAAGTAAACATAAAATACCTGTTCCTCCAACTGCTCTAGTTGAAGATCCGTTTGAAGCTATGAGGTTAGCAGAAAAATGGGGAGAAGTAGTTATAAAACCTATTATGGGAAGTTTAGGCTTAGGTGCAGTAAAAGCATCTAGCCCAGATATAGTATTTAGAGTTGCTAAAGCTATTCTTTCAGTTAATCAGCCAGTTTATGTTCAAAAATATGTGAAGAAACCAGATAGGGATATTAGGGCTTTCGTAGTAGGAGGAAGATTACTTGGTACTATATATAGAATTTCTCCAAGTAACTGGAAAACTAATGTAGCTCAAGGTGCAATGGCACAAATGCTAAAACCTACGGCAGAAGTCGAGGAAATGGCTATAAAGGCTACTGAAGTTTTAGGTTTAGAATATTCTGGAATTGATATTGTTGAAGATGAAGAAGGAGGGTACAAAATATTAGAAGTTAATGGTGCACCACTATGGAAAGGATTTATGACTGCTACTAATCTAAATCCCGCAAAGTATATTATTGATCATTTAATAAGCAAAATAAAGAAATGA
- the prf1 gene encoding peptide chain release factor aRF-1, producing the protein MNKQELKVLLKELKKWSAPATVLLSLYIPPGRPIADVLNNLRQEASISQNIKLKRTRDAVETAISAAIDRLTPINKVPDNGLALFCGENFDTEDFKCYMFSPPEKITVYFYRTDKTFHTEFLEDMVEENEIYGLIIVERDEATIGLLRGTKIQELEEIEGFVPGKHMMGGQSQRRIDRIIEEMYGNFLKEVGEKVNAYFLPYVEEKKMKGILLGGPGYAKNDFYEGDYVDYRIKNLILQPLVDLGDQGEAGLREMVMKSKDVLKNQKYIEVEDLLDEIKYHLAKDDGLVVYGKEEIEKAISLGALDSLVVSEDSEAEKLSTEAEKMGTKVYVISDEIPEAEWVRKTFGGAIGKLRFRI; encoded by the coding sequence ATAAATAAGCAAGAGTTAAAGGTATTATTAAAAGAATTGAAAAAGTGGTCTGCGCCAGCTACTGTTTTGCTTTCATTATATATTCCGCCTGGCAGACCTATTGCAGATGTTCTTAATAATCTGCGACAAGAAGCTTCTATTTCTCAGAATATTAAGTTGAAGCGAACAAGGGATGCAGTAGAAACTGCTATTAGTGCTGCTATCGATAGGCTTACTCCGATAAATAAAGTACCAGATAATGGATTAGCATTATTTTGTGGAGAAAATTTTGATACGGAAGATTTTAAGTGTTATATGTTTTCTCCACCAGAGAAGATTACAGTTTATTTCTATAGGACTGATAAAACTTTTCATACTGAATTTTTAGAGGATATGGTGGAAGAGAATGAGATTTATGGGCTTATTATAGTTGAGAGGGATGAAGCTACTATAGGTTTGCTTAGAGGTACAAAAATTCAAGAATTGGAGGAAATTGAAGGTTTTGTACCAGGTAAACATATGATGGGTGGACAGTCTCAAAGAAGAATTGATAGAATAATTGAGGAAATGTATGGGAACTTTTTGAAAGAGGTTGGGGAGAAGGTTAATGCTTACTTTTTACCTTATGTGGAAGAAAAGAAAATGAAAGGAATACTGCTTGGTGGGCCAGGTTATGCAAAGAATGATTTCTATGAAGGAGATTATGTTGATTATAGGATAAAAAATCTAATACTTCAACCTTTAGTTGATTTAGGAGATCAAGGAGAGGCTGGTTTAAGAGAAATGGTAATGAAAAGTAAAGATGTTCTAAAGAATCAAAAATATATTGAGGTGGAGGATTTGCTTGATGAAATTAAATATCATTTAGCTAAGGATGATGGACTTGTAGTTTATGGTAAGGAAGAGATTGAAAAAGCTATAAGTCTTGGCGCTTTAGATTCTTTAGTAGTTAGTGAGGACAGTGAGGCTGAAAAATTATCTACTGAAGCAGAAAAAATGGGTACTAAGGTTTATGTTATAAGTGACGAAATACCTGAAGCTGAATGGGTTAGAAAGACTTTTGGTGGAGCTATAGGTAAGTTAAGATTTAGAATATAA
- a CDS encoding tetratricopeptide repeat protein: protein MTIDEEEKAYKLYEDYKKTKNKKNLEEIIKLLSSKKDINSLNLLSLAYINLEKYDQAIELLDEAIKKTKDEEDKSILLFNKALALKSKGNLTASYQTLKQISPKSSIYQHSRRFLAQICISFGDLHYLEEAKEILENFEIPNEDLIITYILLSRLKYKELYKKAVKLAKDLKNEKLLAEALLSSDDEEELQQALQIFRKLKDTTGEAKALYKLSLKNPSLLYEAVQKLEESGNKETKETQILLYQLYKNTGIIDFLKQSIKIAEKYEDYLFLARSYVELSKKENEIENLRKAVNYYEKYISK from the coding sequence ATGACAATAGATGAAGAAGAAAAAGCTTACAAACTATATGAAGATTACAAAAAAACAAAAAACAAGAAAAACCTAGAAGAAATAATTAAATTATTATCATCAAAAAAAGACATAAACTCATTAAACCTCCTATCCCTAGCTTACATAAACCTAGAAAAATACGATCAAGCAATAGAATTACTTGACGAAGCAATCAAAAAAACAAAAGACGAAGAAGACAAATCAATCCTATTATTCAACAAAGCATTAGCATTAAAATCAAAAGGAAACCTAACAGCATCATACCAAACACTAAAACAAATCTCACCAAAATCATCAATTTACCAACATTCAAGAAGATTCCTAGCACAAATCTGCATATCATTCGGAGATCTTCACTATTTAGAAGAAGCAAAAGAAATCCTAGAAAACTTCGAAATCCCAAACGAAGACTTAATAATCACATACATACTCCTTTCTAGATTAAAATACAAAGAACTATACAAAAAAGCAGTAAAACTAGCAAAAGACCTAAAAAACGAAAAACTACTAGCAGAAGCATTACTCTCATCAGATGATGAAGAAGAACTACAACAAGCACTACAAATCTTCAGAAAACTTAAAGATACAACAGGAGAAGCAAAAGCATTATACAAACTATCACTAAAAAATCCCTCATTACTTTACGAAGCAGTACAAAAATTAGAAGAATCAGGAAACAAAGAAACCAAAGAAACACAAATACTCCTTTACCAACTTTATAAAAACACTGGAATAATAGACTTCTTAAAACAATCAATAAAAATAGCAGAAAAATACGAAGACTACTTATTCCTAGCCAGAAGCTACGTCGAACTCTCTAAAAAAGAAAACGAAATAGAAAATTTAAGAAAAGCAGTAAACTATTACGAAAAATACATCTCCAAATAG
- a CDS encoding phosphoribosyltransferase produces MPKIPVKAVKWEEIVDLSTRLSEILKEEYVPDVIIAIARGGLVPARLVADALGIMDVLSLKVEHWVMTASHTPEAKIKYPYKVNLEGKKVLLIDDITDTGDSLIITSKYVKENFNPSEVKSSTLQYILGSKFVPDYYAQTVKDWTWFMYPWNYWEDEINLTKKIIDETKSVELSDLETKFKENYGITPPIPLSKILDEMKRRNILT; encoded by the coding sequence TTGCCAAAAATCCCCGTCAAAGCAGTTAAATGGGAAGAAATAGTAGACTTATCTACAAGATTATCAGAAATTTTAAAAGAAGAATACGTCCCAGACGTAATAATAGCAATAGCTAGAGGAGGATTAGTACCAGCCAGATTAGTAGCAGACGCGTTAGGAATAATGGACGTTCTATCTTTAAAAGTAGAACATTGGGTAATGACTGCCTCCCATACTCCAGAAGCTAAAATAAAATATCCGTACAAAGTAAATCTAGAAGGAAAGAAAGTCCTACTTATAGACGATATAACAGACACCGGGGACAGTCTAATAATAACTTCTAAATACGTAAAAGAAAATTTCAATCCATCAGAAGTTAAATCATCTACATTACAGTACATACTAGGTTCAAAATTCGTGCCAGACTATTACGCTCAAACAGTAAAAGATTGGACATGGTTCATGTATCCATGGAATTATTGGGAAGATGAAATAAATCTAACTAAAAAAATAATAGATGAAACAAAATCAGTAGAATTATCAGATTTAGAAACAAAATTTAAGGAAAATTATGGAATAACTCCACCTATACCATTATCAAAAATATTAGACGAAATGAAAAGAAGAAATATTTTAACTTAA
- a CDS encoding dCTP deaminase, which yields MILSHQSISKLLGSVILNYSVDSVRENGYDLRICGDKYYEVEGNSSLPEKKSDIVERRFDDYAELNGRTYLFESCEELKMPNDLAGLITLRSTLARNGFFAPPTVIDAGYNGRITLAISSLYHNKIKKGSRVAHLIFIKLDEPTEKVYEGIYAGGKII from the coding sequence GTGATTTTGAGTCATCAGTCTATAAGTAAGCTTCTTGGTAGTGTTATACTAAATTATTCTGTTGATAGTGTTAGGGAGAATGGTTATGATTTAAGAATTTGTGGTGATAAATATTATGAAGTTGAAGGTAATTCTTCTCTTCCTGAAAAGAAGAGTGATATTGTAGAAAGGAGGTTTGATGATTATGCTGAGTTAAATGGGAGGACTTATCTTTTTGAATCTTGTGAGGAATTGAAAATGCCTAATGATTTGGCTGGCTTGATTACTTTGAGGAGTACTTTAGCCAGGAATGGGTTTTTTGCTCCTCCTACTGTGATTGATGCTGGATATAATGGAAGGATTACTTTGGCTATTTCTTCTCTTTATCATAATAAGATTAAGAAGGGAAGTAGGGTTGCTCATTTGATTTTTATTAAGCTTGATGAGCCTACTGAGAAGGTTTATGAGGGAATATATGCTGGTGGAAAAATTATTTAA